From one Haloferax marinisediminis genomic stretch:
- a CDS encoding N-acyl homoserine lactonase family protein, which translates to MGDISVHLVDRGRVHADMGYVLDGYSMGSASNPNPDHEMAEFVVWNAVIDGSDQTLLWDTGSNPDAGNGYWPAPLYEAFSHVDAAEHTLEADLDAVGYSIADIDGVVMSHLHLDHAGGLAEFAGTDVPVYVHEEELKFAYYSAKTTEGSIAYLASDFDHELNWNVVHGDEHTLFDGFRLYHLPGHTPGVMGAHIETPEGDVLIAGDECYVEGNYTDEVPLGPGLLWSDRHWFDSLQKVKELERRTGGDVLFGHDLDRFRSFDGGWNV; encoded by the coding sequence ATGGGTGACATTAGCGTCCACCTGGTCGACCGCGGTCGCGTCCACGCAGACATGGGATACGTCCTCGATGGCTACTCGATGGGCAGCGCATCGAATCCGAACCCAGACCACGAGATGGCCGAGTTCGTCGTCTGGAACGCCGTCATCGACGGCTCTGACCAAACACTCTTGTGGGACACCGGGTCGAATCCGGACGCAGGGAACGGCTACTGGCCTGCACCGTTGTACGAAGCGTTCTCGCACGTCGATGCCGCAGAACACACGCTCGAAGCCGACCTCGACGCGGTCGGCTATTCGATAGCCGATATCGACGGCGTGGTGATGAGCCACCTCCACCTCGACCACGCCGGTGGTCTCGCCGAGTTCGCCGGGACAGACGTGCCAGTGTACGTCCACGAGGAAGAACTGAAGTTCGCGTACTACTCCGCGAAGACGACGGAGGGGTCGATTGCCTACCTCGCCTCGGACTTCGACCACGAACTCAACTGGAACGTCGTCCACGGCGACGAACACACGCTGTTCGACGGATTCCGACTCTACCACCTGCCGGGCCACACTCCGGGCGTGATGGGTGCGCACATCGAGACTCCCGAGGGCGACGTACTCATTGCCGGTGACGAGTGCTACGTGGAGGGGAACTACACGGACGAGGTGCCGCTCGGCCCCGGATTACTCTGGAGTGACCGTCACTGGTTCGACAGTCTTCAGAAAGTAAAAGAGTTGGAACGGCGGACCGGCGGAGACGTCCTGTTCGGACACGACCTCGACCGGTTCCGTTCTTTCGACGGTGGGTGGAACGTCTAA
- a CDS encoding long-chain fatty acid--CoA ligase, whose product MVGATNQTLRPFLWRAGKLFPDREIVSRTAEGLERYTYSEYEGRVAQLANALADAGIGDGDRVATFCWNHNRHFETYFGIPSMGAQLHTINPLLPDHHIQYIVENAEDRIIFVDPSLTPKLAGAVDEDAFTSVEQFVVMASEVPDTDLDPVTDYESFIGDHSDEYDWPDLPEDQPAGMCYTSGTTGKPKGVEYSQQMLWAHTMATLPQSALDIGADDVVMPVVPMFHVNAWGLPFSMTAAGAKHVYPGPSPTPEDLAKLIEEEGVTMTAGVPTVWLGLLDYLDEHDTDISSLERIVIGGAAAPKSVIRRFDEEYDVEVVHAWGMTEMSPVGTVAHLKPGMEEELSKDEQYDKRGMQGLLVPGLEMRVVDDDGNEVPWNGEDFGELWVRGPWVTTEYFERPDANETDFEGNWLKTGDVVTVDEDGYVKIVDRAKDVIKSGGEWISSVELENTIMAHDGVAEATVVGVPHERWQERPVAFIVPKAGTDEGELKGEVVDLVRSEFPKWWTPDEVVFIDEVPKTATGKFDKKVLREEYDDSSLIEGKTPDEDAPDQN is encoded by the coding sequence ATGGTAGGTGCTACCAATCAGACACTTCGACCGTTTCTGTGGCGTGCAGGCAAACTCTTCCCCGACCGCGAAATCGTCTCTCGAACCGCCGAAGGCCTCGAACGCTACACGTACTCGGAGTACGAGGGCCGTGTCGCCCAACTCGCCAACGCACTCGCCGACGCGGGCATCGGCGACGGCGACCGAGTAGCGACGTTCTGTTGGAACCACAACCGACACTTCGAGACCTACTTCGGTATCCCGTCGATGGGCGCGCAACTCCACACCATCAATCCGCTTCTCCCCGACCACCACATCCAGTACATCGTCGAGAACGCGGAAGACCGCATCATCTTCGTCGACCCCTCGCTCACGCCGAAACTCGCCGGCGCAGTCGACGAAGACGCCTTCACCTCTGTCGAGCAGTTCGTCGTGATGGCGTCGGAGGTCCCCGACACCGACCTCGACCCAGTGACCGACTACGAGTCGTTCATCGGCGACCACTCTGACGAGTACGACTGGCCGGACCTGCCGGAAGACCAACCGGCGGGGATGTGCTACACCTCCGGAACGACGGGCAAGCCGAAAGGTGTCGAGTACTCCCAGCAGATGCTCTGGGCACACACGATGGCGACACTCCCGCAGTCGGCGCTCGACATCGGAGCAGACGACGTCGTCATGCCCGTCGTCCCGATGTTCCACGTCAACGCCTGGGGCCTGCCGTTCTCGATGACTGCGGCCGGTGCGAAACACGTCTATCCCGGCCCGTCACCGACGCCGGAAGACCTCGCGAAACTCATCGAAGAAGAGGGCGTGACGATGACCGCAGGGGTGCCGACGGTCTGGCTTGGCCTCCTCGACTATCTCGACGAACACGACACGGACATCTCGTCGCTCGAACGCATCGTCATCGGCGGCGCGGCGGCGCCCAAATCCGTCATCCGACGATTCGACGAAGAGTACGACGTCGAAGTCGTCCACGCGTGGGGGATGACCGAGATGTCGCCGGTCGGCACCGTCGCCCACCTCAAACCGGGAATGGAAGAAGAACTCTCGAAGGACGAACAGTACGACAAGCGCGGGATGCAGGGACTCCTCGTCCCCGGACTGGAGATGCGCGTCGTCGACGACGACGGTAACGAGGTGCCGTGGAACGGCGAGGACTTCGGCGAACTGTGGGTCCGCGGTCCGTGGGTGACGACAGAGTACTTCGAACGCCCCGACGCGAACGAGACGGACTTCGAAGGGAACTGGCTGAAGACGGGCGACGTGGTGACTGTCGACGAAGACGGCTACGTCAAAATCGTCGACCGTGCGAAGGACGTCATCAAGTCTGGCGGCGAGTGGATCTCCTCCGTCGAACTGGAGAACACCATCATGGCCCACGACGGCGTGGCAGAAGCGACAGTCGTTGGTGTACCCCACGAACGCTGGCAAGAGCGCCCCGTCGCCTTCATCGTCCCGAAGGCGGGAACAGACGAAGGCGAACTCAAAGGCGAAGTCGTCGACCTCGTGCGCTCGGAGTTCCCCAAGTGGTGGACGCCCGACGAAGTCGTCTTCATCGACGAGGTGCCGAAGACGGCGACCGGAAAGTTCGACAAGAAGGTGCTCCGTGAGGAGTACGACGACTCGTCGCTCATCGAAGGGAAGACGCCCGACGAGGACGCGCCCGACCAGAACTGA
- a CDS encoding YbjQ family protein, with the protein MIVTTTETVAGREITESLGTVRGNTVRARNVGRDITQGLRNVVGGELKSYTGLLADSRDEATDRMIEDAESMGADAVVSVRYVTAEVAQGAAEILAYGTAVKLAEQSNADVA; encoded by the coding sequence ATGATAGTAACCACAACAGAGACGGTCGCGGGTCGAGAGATTACAGAATCTCTCGGAACTGTCCGCGGGAACACGGTTCGTGCGCGTAACGTCGGCCGCGACATCACACAGGGGCTTCGAAATGTCGTTGGCGGCGAACTCAAGTCGTACACTGGTCTCTTGGCCGACTCGCGTGACGAAGCGACGGACCGAATGATAGAAGACGCAGAGTCGATGGGTGCAGACGCCGTCGTCAGCGTCCGGTACGTCACCGCAGAAGTCGCACAAGGTGCCGCAGAAATCCTCGCCTACGGGACCGCAGTGAAACTCGCCGAACAGTCGAACGCCGATGTCGCGTAA
- a CDS encoding nascent polypeptide-associated complex protein — translation MFGGGGMNPRKMKQMMKQMGIDVTELDAEEVVIKTADEELVFTDAQVTRMDAQGQETYQIVGEPETRELGAGDDDADEAAADAIPADDVAIVAQRAGVPEDEAREALEAEDGDLAAAIARLE, via the coding sequence ATGTTTGGAGGCGGCGGGATGAACCCGCGAAAGATGAAGCAGATGATGAAGCAGATGGGTATCGACGTCACCGAGCTCGACGCCGAAGAAGTCGTCATCAAGACGGCCGACGAAGAGCTCGTCTTCACCGACGCGCAGGTCACGCGCATGGACGCGCAGGGCCAGGAAACCTACCAGATCGTCGGCGAACCCGAGACGCGCGAACTCGGTGCAGGCGACGACGACGCAGACGAAGCGGCAGCCGATGCAATCCCGGCAGACGACGTCGCCATCGTCGCCCAGCGTGCCGGCGTCCCTGAAGACGAAGCGCGCGAAGCGCTCGAGGCCGAAGACGGCGACCTCGCCGCGGCCATCGCACGACTGGAGTGA
- a CDS encoding SDR family NAD(P)-dependent oxidoreductase, which translates to MSTDSPLGGKVSIVTGAGGQIGEGIAVELAKAGSDVVIADVNVLDTEYNQQSSKEVGGAKRAEEVAARVEELGRRAHIVECDVTHADQVSAMVEETVSEFGGIDVLCNNAGIITVDSVEEMKEGEWDSVMDVNVKGVFLVSQAAIPHLKESNGTIINTASIAGSIGAAGLAHYCASKHAVLGFTKSLSLELAGDDVTVNAICPGIVDTPMWNKVLTPTLEEDYKDTIERVIPLGRDQSPEDMGRLAVFFATNRNITGQSVVVDGGILQNVI; encoded by the coding sequence ATGTCAACAGACAGCCCACTCGGTGGTAAGGTATCGATTGTAACTGGTGCAGGTGGCCAAATCGGCGAAGGAATCGCCGTAGAACTCGCAAAAGCAGGAAGCGACGTTGTCATCGCGGACGTGAACGTGCTCGACACGGAGTACAACCAACAGTCTTCGAAAGAAGTCGGTGGTGCAAAACGCGCCGAAGAGGTCGCCGCACGCGTCGAAGAACTCGGCCGGCGAGCCCACATCGTGGAGTGCGACGTGACACACGCCGACCAAGTGTCCGCGATGGTCGAAGAGACCGTCTCCGAGTTCGGCGGCATCGACGTGCTCTGTAACAACGCAGGCATCATCACCGTCGATTCAGTCGAGGAGATGAAAGAAGGAGAGTGGGATTCGGTGATGGACGTGAACGTGAAGGGCGTCTTCCTCGTGTCGCAAGCGGCGATTCCACACCTCAAAGAATCGAACGGGACCATCATCAACACCGCATCGATTGCGGGGTCGATTGGTGCGGCGGGATTAGCTCATTACTGCGCCTCGAAACACGCCGTGTTAGGGTTCACGAAGTCGCTCTCGCTCGAACTGGCCGGTGACGACGTGACGGTGAACGCAATCTGTCCCGGTATCGTGGACACGCCGATGTGGAACAAGGTGTTGACGCCGACGCTCGAAGAGGACTACAAAGACACCATCGAGCGGGTCATCCCACTCGGCCGTGACCAGTCGCCCGAAGACATGGGGAGACTCGCAGTGTTCTTTGCGACGAACCGGAACATCACCGGACAGTCTGTCGTCGTCGACGGTGGTATCCTCCAGAACGTCATCTAA
- the mce gene encoding methylmalonyl-CoA epimerase has translation MHFDHIGIATPDAAGLAALFEELFDAPVAHEETFDGMTVVFLELEDGYFELLEPHEDGAIGKFLEKNGAGIHHIALETDDIEGALQTARDAGVTLIDEEPRPGAWGHDVAFLHPKSTGGVLVEFVSH, from the coding sequence ATGCACTTCGACCACATCGGAATCGCCACACCGGACGCCGCGGGGTTGGCTGCGTTGTTCGAGGAGTTGTTCGACGCACCGGTGGCCCACGAGGAGACGTTCGACGGGATGACCGTCGTCTTCCTCGAACTCGAAGACGGGTACTTCGAACTGCTCGAACCCCACGAAGACGGCGCGATTGGGAAGTTCCTCGAAAAGAACGGCGCGGGCATCCACCACATCGCTCTCGAAACCGACGACATCGAGGGCGCACTCCAGACCGCCCGTGACGCAGGTGTGACTCTCATCGACGAGGAACCGCGCCCGGGAGCGTGGGGACACGACGTGGCGTTCCTTCACCCGAAATCGACTGGTGGCGTACTCGTGGAGTTCGTCTCCCATTAG
- a CDS encoding acyl-CoA mutase large subunit family protein → MFDPDELDQIREAKAQWEDETLSPTLERFGERADEFTTDTGGNVVDRLYTPADVDLDYEEDVGFPGEKPYTRGVYPTMHRGRLWTMRQYAGFGTAAETNERFRYLIDNGSSGLSLAFDLPTQMGYDSDAMMAAGEVGKSGVAIDSLHDMETVFDGIDLGDVSTSMTINAPASVLLAMYVALGDKQGVPREELRGTIQNDILKEYVARNLYIYPPEPSMRLITDIFEFCAEETPKFNTISISGYHIREAGSTAAQEVAFTLGDGIQYVQAAVDAGLDVDDFAPQLSFFFNAHNNILEEVAKFRAARRMWAKIMEERFGAENPKSMQLKFHTQTGGSTLTAQQVENNVVRVAYQALAAVLGGTQSLHTNGKDEALSLPTEQSVRTALRTQQILAHESGAADTIDPLAGSYYVEALTDEIEDEAFDILDEVDERGGMLDAIKNQWVQREIQDVAYERQREVEERERIIVGVNEYQVDEEPTVEVQEVSEEEEQKQVESLEAVKDERDSEAVENALEAVRAAANSDENLLPPIVEAVKTYATVGEICGVLREEFGEHDPGMA, encoded by the coding sequence ATGTTTGATCCCGACGAACTCGACCAGATTCGGGAGGCGAAAGCCCAGTGGGAGGACGAGACGCTCTCGCCGACACTCGAACGGTTCGGGGAACGAGCAGACGAGTTCACGACGGACACGGGTGGCAACGTCGTGGACCGACTGTACACGCCAGCAGACGTCGACCTCGATTACGAGGAAGACGTTGGATTCCCGGGTGAGAAGCCGTACACACGCGGCGTCTACCCGACGATGCACCGTGGCCGACTCTGGACCATGCGGCAGTACGCGGGGTTCGGCACGGCCGCCGAGACGAACGAGCGCTTCCGATATCTCATCGACAACGGGTCGTCTGGTCTCTCGCTCGCGTTCGACCTGCCGACCCAGATGGGGTACGACTCCGACGCCATGATGGCCGCCGGCGAAGTCGGGAAGTCGGGCGTCGCCATCGACAGTCTCCACGACATGGAGACGGTGTTCGACGGAATCGACCTCGGCGACGTCTCTACCTCGATGACCATCAACGCCCCTGCGTCGGTGCTCCTCGCGATGTACGTCGCACTCGGCGACAAACAGGGCGTTCCCCGCGAAGAACTCCGTGGGACCATCCAGAACGACATTCTGAAAGAGTACGTCGCGCGGAACCTCTACATCTACCCGCCGGAACCGTCGATGCGGCTCATCACCGATATCTTCGAGTTCTGTGCGGAGGAGACGCCGAAGTTCAACACCATCTCCATCTCCGGATACCACATCCGTGAGGCGGGGTCGACGGCAGCACAGGAAGTCGCGTTCACGCTCGGCGACGGAATCCAGTACGTGCAGGCCGCAGTCGATGCCGGCCTCGACGTAGACGACTTCGCCCCCCAACTCTCGTTCTTCTTCAACGCGCACAACAACATCCTCGAAGAGGTGGCGAAGTTCCGCGCCGCCCGACGGATGTGGGCGAAGATTATGGAAGAGCGCTTCGGGGCGGAGAACCCCAAGTCGATGCAACTGAAGTTCCACACGCAGACCGGTGGCTCCACGCTCACCGCCCAACAAGTCGAGAACAACGTCGTTCGCGTGGCGTATCAGGCGCTCGCGGCCGTCCTCGGTGGCACGCAATCGCTCCACACCAACGGGAAAGACGAAGCACTGTCGCTGCCGACGGAGCAATCCGTTCGGACGGCGCTTCGAACCCAGCAGATTCTCGCCCACGAGTCCGGTGCGGCCGACACCATCGACCCACTCGCTGGAAGTTACTACGTCGAAGCACTGACCGACGAAATCGAGGACGAGGCGTTCGATATCTTGGACGAGGTGGACGAACGCGGTGGGATGCTCGACGCTATCAAGAACCAGTGGGTTCAGCGTGAGATTCAGGACGTGGCCTACGAACGCCAGCGCGAAGTCGAAGAGCGCGAGCGCATCATCGTCGGCGTCAACGAGTATCAGGTCGACGAGGAGCCAACGGTCGAAGTACAGGAAGTCTCCGAAGAAGAAGAGCAAAAACAGGTCGAGTCACTCGAGGCAGTCAAAGACGAACGCGACAGCGAGGCCGTCGAGAACGCGCTCGAAGCCGTGCGCGCCGCCGCGAACTCCGACGAGAACCTCCTGCCACCCATCGTCGAGGCAGTCAAGACGTACGCTACTGTCGGCGAAATCTGTGGCGTCCTTCGCGAAGAGTTCGGCGAACACGACCCCGGAATGGCGTGA
- the menE gene encoding o-succinylbenzoate--CoA ligase, whose protein sequence is MTEHTTDDGDTPTTTGLSGPTRDWLSHRVATTPDQRALIHAPTGDSWTFRELDSLVTETAGQLAALGVKAGDHLGVILDPGIDYVRLIYAAGRLGVTLVPMSERLTPDEVARNLELADVTVLVCGESTESTAVEATVDVPVVSVDEPRWEGVINLSSIAPKSIEPAQWDLSQTMLLLFTSGTTGTPKAVRVTMGNILANAMASSFRLGLTPGDRWLVTLSLHHMGGIGPILRSPLYGTTIVLREGFDAGGAADDIGKYDVTGVSVVPTMLKRMLDSRGTLSDSLRVVLLGGAPASDELIERCRNYSVPVYPTYGMTETASQIATATPREAFSSLGTVGRPLYFVDLDIVDENGDSIEPGSAGEIVVSGLTVSPGYYANPDATADAFTDAGLRTGDIGYRDEDGLLYVLNRKDDRIITGGENVDPGEVVDVLRQYPPIDDAVVLGIPDQEWGERVSALVVLSDPEMSLDRSALDAFCRERLAGFKIPRLVEPTDELPRTVSGTIDRAAVRELLTDARPVTEAEPEWTGEGSDGDAESESDLQVVDDAESDDGVAEAEEETADEVADETHDDEGSVEAEREAAETETEGGEEDPTTGANADDTTTGANTDDTTTGANADDATVESFEEEDERTADDTDGQSTAENATNDGAASLTHDEE, encoded by the coding sequence ATGACAGAACACACGACAGATGACGGCGACACGCCGACGACGACGGGCCTCTCCGGCCCGACACGCGATTGGCTCTCACACCGCGTCGCGACGACGCCGGACCAACGGGCGCTCATTCACGCACCGACCGGTGACTCGTGGACGTTCCGCGAACTCGACTCACTCGTCACGGAGACGGCGGGGCAACTCGCCGCACTCGGTGTCAAGGCTGGTGACCACCTCGGTGTCATCCTCGACCCGGGCATCGACTACGTCCGACTCATCTACGCGGCCGGTCGTCTCGGTGTGACGCTGGTTCCGATGAGTGAGCGGTTGACTCCGGACGAAGTCGCTCGAAACCTCGAACTCGCAGACGTGACGGTACTCGTCTGTGGCGAGTCGACAGAGTCGACTGCCGTCGAAGCGACGGTAGACGTCCCTGTCGTCTCCGTCGACGAGCCTCGCTGGGAAGGCGTCATCAACCTCTCGTCTATCGCCCCGAAGAGTATCGAACCAGCCCAGTGGGACCTCTCGCAGACGATGTTGCTCCTGTTCACGTCGGGGACGACAGGGACCCCGAAGGCGGTCCGAGTCACCATGGGGAACATTCTGGCGAACGCCATGGCGTCGTCGTTCAGACTCGGTCTCACACCGGGTGACCGCTGGTTAGTCACACTCTCGTTGCACCACATGGGTGGCATCGGACCGATTCTCCGAAGTCCGTTGTACGGGACGACCATCGTGCTCCGCGAAGGGTTCGACGCTGGCGGCGCGGCCGACGACATCGGAAAGTACGACGTGACGGGCGTCTCTGTCGTTCCGACGATGCTCAAACGGATGCTCGACAGCAGAGGGACGCTCTCGGATTCGCTCCGCGTCGTCCTCCTCGGTGGTGCACCTGCATCGGACGAACTCATCGAGCGCTGTCGGAACTACTCGGTTCCGGTCTACCCGACCTACGGGATGACCGAGACGGCCTCGCAAATCGCGACTGCGACCCCTCGTGAGGCGTTCTCGTCGCTTGGAACCGTCGGACGGCCACTCTACTTCGTCGACCTCGACATCGTCGACGAGAACGGTGACTCCATCGAACCCGGTTCCGCCGGGGAAATCGTCGTCTCCGGACTGACCGTCTCACCGGGATACTACGCGAACCCCGACGCGACGGCAGATGCGTTCACCGACGCTGGTCTTCGAACTGGCGACATCGGCTATCGTGACGAAGACGGCCTCCTGTACGTCCTCAACCGCAAGGACGACCGAATCATCACCGGCGGCGAGAACGTCGACCCCGGCGAAGTCGTCGACGTCCTTCGTCAGTACCCACCCATCGACGACGCGGTGGTACTCGGAATTCCTGACCAAGAGTGGGGAGAGCGCGTGAGCGCCCTCGTCGTCCTCAGCGACCCCGAGATGTCTCTCGACCGGTCCGCACTCGATGCGTTCTGCCGCGAGCGACTTGCCGGGTTCAAGATTCCCCGTCTCGTCGAACCGACTGACGAACTTCCGCGGACCGTCTCGGGGACCATCGACCGAGCAGCAGTCCGCGAACTGCTGACGGACGCCCGGCCAGTCACGGAAGCGGAACCGGAGTGGACTGGCGAAGGAAGCGACGGTGACGCAGAGTCTGAGAGCGACCTGCAGGTTGTCGACGACGCAGAGAGCGACGACGGTGTCGCTGAGGCGGAAGAAGAGACTGCAGACGAAGTCGCCGACGAGACACACGACGACGAGGGCTCCGTCGAGGCTGAGCGTGAAGCAGCCGAAACCGAGACTGAGGGAGGCGAAGAAGACCCAACCACCGGCGCGAACGCAGACGATACAACCACTGGCGCGAACACAGACGATACAACCACTGGCGCGAACGCAGACGACGCAACCGTCGAAAGCTTCGAGGAAGAAGACGAGCGCACTGCCGACGACACGGACGGACAGTCCACTGCGGAGAACGCCACGAACGACGGAGCAGCGTCACTCACTCACGACGAAGAGTGA
- a CDS encoding O-methyltransferase, with protein sequence MDILPDETKRFLTATAPDHDEIQSEMAAYAAENGFPIIGPEAGGVLRFLAHLADATRLFEFGSGFGYSATWFAKGMADDAELFLTEHDPDELDMARDFLGRAGLADRTTFLEGDAVELVDTVDGEFDLVLFDHQKHRYAEAFETVRDRVAVGGVVVADNVMRGPIDFGALVEWGDGTARALDGTNADTRGIAAYLDAVRADARYDTIVLPVGNGLAVSTRVE encoded by the coding sequence ATGGATATCCTTCCCGACGAGACCAAGCGATTCCTCACCGCAACCGCGCCCGACCACGACGAGATACAGTCCGAGATGGCAGCGTACGCGGCCGAGAACGGCTTCCCAATCATCGGTCCCGAGGCGGGCGGCGTCCTGCGCTTTCTTGCCCACCTCGCAGATGCGACTCGACTGTTCGAGTTTGGCTCGGGGTTCGGCTACTCTGCGACGTGGTTCGCCAAAGGAATGGCCGACGACGCGGAGTTGTTCTTGACCGAACACGACCCCGACGAACTCGACATGGCCCGTGACTTCCTCGGGCGGGCGGGACTGGCCGACCGGACGACGTTCCTCGAAGGCGACGCAGTCGAGTTGGTCGACACGGTCGACGGCGAGTTCGACCTCGTGCTGTTCGACCACCAGAAGCACCGGTACGCCGAAGCGTTCGAGACGGTCCGTGACCGGGTTGCAGTCGGTGGTGTGGTCGTCGCGGACAACGTGATGCGCGGCCCCATCGACTTCGGGGCACTCGTCGAGTGGGGCGATGGTACAGCCAGAGCGCTCGATGGGACCAACGCCGACACGCGCGGTATCGCGGCCTACCTCGACGCCGTCCGTGCCGACGCTCGATACGATACCATCGTCCTCCCCGTTGGAAACGGCCTCGCCGTCAGCACCCGAGTCGAGTAG
- a CDS encoding AIM24 family protein codes for MQLEEFVDTHAPKDSGKTFELENSKLLDITLDGSVMAKAGSMVGYTGDISFERKSAGGLKGMLKKKATGEGDVMMEASGAGHLYLADQGKEVQILELDAGQEISVNGNDVLAFESSIDWDIKMLKSIAGASTGGLFNVFLEGPGHVAITTHGKPIVLETPVSTDPNATVAWSGNASPSTKRDVNIKSLLGRSSGETYQLQFAGNDGFVIVQPYEEVQPGQ; via the coding sequence ATGCAACTCGAAGAATTCGTCGACACACACGCACCCAAGGACAGTGGCAAGACGTTCGAACTGGAGAACTCGAAGCTCCTCGACATCACCCTCGATGGCTCGGTCATGGCCAAAGCCGGGTCGATGGTCGGCTACACCGGTGATATCTCGTTCGAACGGAAGTCTGCTGGCGGCCTGAAAGGGATGTTGAAGAAGAAAGCCACCGGCGAAGGTGACGTGATGATGGAAGCCTCCGGGGCGGGCCACCTCTATCTCGCCGACCAGGGGAAAGAAGTCCAGATTCTCGAACTCGACGCCGGCCAAGAGATTAGCGTCAACGGCAACGACGTCCTCGCGTTCGAGTCCAGCATCGATTGGGACATCAAGATGCTGAAGAGCATCGCCGGCGCGTCGACTGGCGGACTGTTCAACGTCTTCCTCGAAGGCCCGGGCCACGTCGCAATCACGACCCACGGGAAGCCCATCGTCTTGGAGACACCCGTGAGCACCGACCCGAACGCGACAGTCGCGTGGAGCGGCAACGCGTCGCCGTCGACGAAACGTGACGTGAACATCAAGAGCCTCCTCGGCCGGTCGTCCGGCGAGACGTACCAGCTTCAGTTCGCGGGCAACGACGGGTTCGTCATCGTCCAGCCGTACGAAGAAGTCCAACCGGGCCAGTAA
- a CDS encoding acyl-CoA dehydrogenase family protein, with protein sequence MELLDESIVPEHARAVKRQAREFAEEHIEPVAAEYYESGEYPHDVLQAGMDAGLVAQDISEEYGGKGFDLQQILAISEEFYRADAGIALTLQLASFGCEIMQHYGSEEQKEQWLRPVAENEQISGLAVSEPQTGSDMAGMETTAEKTDDGYVLNGEKYWVGNAVEADWLTVYAKTGDSDDRYSNYSMFIVPTDTPGYEAEHIPEKMGMRASKQGHIVFDDCEVPEENLIGTEGGGFYMLADFFNHGRIVVGGHGIGLAAAAIEEAWEFVHDRQAFGRSVSEFQSVQHILADMRMEFESARALNWRAAEKVANNEDAGFWAAATKTKSTEMAVDVAERGMQLHGGRSVLNEYKISRVYRDVRIPVIYEGANEIQRNLIYRQGSL encoded by the coding sequence ATGGAACTACTCGACGAATCAATCGTGCCCGAGCACGCGCGCGCCGTCAAACGACAGGCACGCGAGTTCGCCGAAGAGCACATCGAACCCGTCGCAGCGGAGTACTACGAATCCGGCGAGTATCCGCACGACGTCCTCCAGGCGGGGATGGACGCAGGACTGGTCGCACAGGACATCAGCGAGGAGTACGGTGGGAAAGGCTTCGACCTCCAGCAGATTCTCGCCATCTCTGAGGAGTTCTATCGTGCCGACGCCGGCATCGCGCTGACGCTCCAACTCGCCTCCTTCGGGTGCGAGATTATGCAGCACTACGGCTCGGAAGAACAGAAAGAACAGTGGCTTCGCCCTGTCGCCGAGAACGAACAGATTTCGGGACTCGCCGTCTCCGAACCCCAGACCGGGTCTGACATGGCCGGCATGGAGACGACGGCCGAAAAGACCGACGACGGCTACGTCCTGAACGGTGAGAAGTACTGGGTCGGCAACGCCGTCGAAGCAGACTGGCTCACGGTCTACGCCAAGACCGGCGACTCCGACGACCGCTACTCCAACTACTCGATGTTCATCGTCCCCACCGACACGCCGGGCTACGAGGCAGAACATATCCCCGAGAAGATGGGTATGCGCGCGTCGAAACAGGGGCACATCGTCTTCGACGACTGTGAGGTTCCCGAAGAGAACCTCATCGGCACCGAGGGTGGCGGTTTCTACATGCTCGCAGACTTCTTCAACCACGGCCGTATCGTCGTTGGAGGCCACGGCATCGGACTCGCTGCCGCCGCCATCGAAGAGGCGTGGGAGTTCGTCCACGACCGACAGGCCTTCGGTCGAAGCGTCTCGGAGTTCCAGTCTGTCCAGCACATCCTCGCCGACATGCGCATGGAGTTCGAATCGGCGCGCGCACTCAACTGGCGTGCCGCCGAGAAGGTCGCAAACAACGAGGACGCTGGCTTCTGGGCCGCGGCAACCAAGACGAAATCGACCGAGATGGCGGTCGACGTCGCCGAACGAGGGATGCAACTCCACGGCGGGCGGTCGGTGCTCAACGAGTACAAGATATCCCGCGTCTACCGCGACGTCCGGATTCCGGTCATCTACGAGGGTGCCAACGAGATTCAGCGCAACCTCATCTACCGGCAAGGCAGTCTCTAA